The window GCCCACCGGATTCATACGACAGTTTACTGACGTTTCCTGCATTGCGCCCCCTCCCAGCCTGCGGCCAAATCCTGTCATAAAGCCTAAAAAACGTGGCAACAGTATGAATTCATAGCACATTCACCCAGCAATACAGAAATTTACATAAAGCTGGTCTTTATCTTGCATGGATTCGACAAACGCCACGTCTTTTTGACTGATACGGCACATTCTGCCGTATTTCCGGGAGGGATTAACGCTATGCGCGGTACTAGCAAAAACATAATGTGGGGCCTCGGCTTATTGCCAGAAGACGAAGCCCTCATTCGCTCGGTTGGCAACGCCGAGTTCACACTCATTTCGTTGCCCATAGGAACCATTCCGGATGCTGAAGCCATGGATCGGGACGAGCCCAGCATCATCTGGATTTCCAAATCCGCGTGGGATGCCCTGAAGGTCATGCCCACCACGACCACTCGCCATCTGGACATCACGCCCCGGGTCTTGCTGCTTGGCGGTGAGTACAGCATGCTTGAACTGGAAGAAGCGCTTGATAACGGCTTCACGGACGTCATCAAGCCGCCACTGACAGAATCACGCATCAAAGACGTGCTGCTGCGCACCGCAGAGACGCACAACCTCTATCACGACATCATGCGCATGACGCGTGAAATCTGCCTTGAGCGTGAGCTGCTTGAACGCAAAAACGACATTCTGTCATTCATCGTGTCCTTCCTTTCCCGCGCCACTGAAAGCCTTGAGCCGGAAGAGATTCTGCAAAGCGCTCAGGAGGAACTGGCCACTCTGCTTCCCGTCGCCGCAATAGGCGGCATATGCTGGGTTCCGGGTACAGGGCGCGACCTTGATGCGACACTGTATATTTCTACGCAGGAAGAACACCCTGCACATAACGAATGGAAAGAACTGCTGCTCGGCGGAGCGGAAAAGCTGACCGGCAAGCGGGTCAGTGCCTACGCCACAGAGCTGCTTTCTCCCATTGATGCTACCGGCCATCTCATGCCGGAATCCGGCAAGGTGGCCATTCTGCCCCTGAAAACCGCCGGAGAAACATTCGGTGCGGTAGCCTTGCTTACCCGCACTGAGCTGCATCTTGGCAAGGACCAGGTTCAGGTTCTCAAGTCGGCCATGAAGCATCTTGCTCTGGCGCTGCGAAACGCCATGCTCTACAAGCAGATGAAGCTGCATGCCGACCTCGACGGCCTGACGCTCGTGCATAACAGACGGCATTTTGACAAACGCCTTAATGAGGAGCTTGAAAGACACGCTCGCTACAACCAGCCTCTTTCCTTGCTCATGCTGGATATTGACCATTTCAAGATGATTAACGACACGCATGGGCATCAGGCTGGCGATACGGTGCTTAAGGAGCTGGCGGCCCTGCTTCGCAACACCCTGCGCAATACGGACTATGTATCACGGTATGGCGGCGAGGAGTTTACGGTTATCCTGCCGCATACGCAGGAACAGGATGCCGCTCAGTTGGCGGAACGCCTGCGACTCAAGATTGCGGAATACACCTTCATGCACGACTCCACGAGCATTCCTGTAACAATCAGCGTGGGGCTTGCTGCCAACGCGGACAACCACTTGGAGTCTGCCGACCTGATTGCAGAAGCCGACAAGGCACTGTATCGGGCCAAGGAACAGGGCCGTAACCGTGTCTGCACCTCTGATCGCTGTTTCAGAAGGCTTGCCTCTGTCGCCTCATGAAGGCCGCGCCTTGACTGCCATCCTTAATTAGGACAATAGTTCACGCACATGTGAGAACCCCGTGATTTTCAGGGGCTGGATATTCCGGCCCCTTTTTACTTTGTGAGGTAGTTTTTGTGAATGAAGTTTTGTGGTTAGGCTTTGCAGTCATAGACCTCATCATAACCCTTGCCGTGTACCGTTTATTCGGCAAGAGCGGCCTGTTCGGCCTGATCGTCTTCAACCTGCTGCTGTGCAATATTCAAGTCCTGAAAACGGTCGAAATTTTCGGCATGACCACCACCCTCGGCAACATTCTTTACGCCGGGGTATTTCTTGCCACCGACATTCTGGGCGAGTTCCATGGAAAACAGGAGGCAAAGAAAGGCGTTCTGCTCGGCTTTGTCACCCTGCTGATGGCTACCCTGTACATGCAGGTTGCCCTGAAGTTCATTCCTGCCCATAACGATTTTGCCCAGCCCCTGCTTGAAGGCATCTTCGGCTTCCTGCCCAGACTGGCCTTCGCCTCCATGGCAGCCTATCTGATCTCACAGTTGCATGACGTATGGGCCTACCACTTCTGGATGCGCACAACCAACGGACGGGCTCTGTGGCTTCGTAATAACGCCTCCACCCTTGTCTCCCAGTTGCTCGACTCGACCATATTCTGCCTGCTGGCCTTCTGGGGCGAATACCCCACCGAAATACTCATCGAGATTACGGTTACGACCTACATCTTCAAAAGCATTGTAGCCCTCATGGATACTCCTTTCATCTATCTTGCCGGCCGCATACGCCCGCAGGAAGCCGAGTGCACAGCCTAGGCTCAAGCATCTCGCTATCCATCAATATCATGAAGGCCGTCTCCCTCCGGAGGCGGCCTTTCCTTTGCTCACGGGATAATGCTTACGAATCCTCTATCCCGTTCTCCTGCACAATTCTCCCACAATCCATCTGATGCAGATTGGGAAACGCATAGCAGAAAAAAGGCCGCCCCCATAAGGAGCGGCCTGAAAAGCTTCGCTTGGAATAGTCTGCCTAAAACAGAATCAGAGATGCCAAACCGAGGAATATGAAGAAACCGGCACCATCCGTGAGCGTCGTCAGAAAGATGCTTGAAGCCTGCGCGGGGTCACGTCCCAGTTCCTTGAGAATAAGCGGAATGGAAGCACCGGCCAATGCCCCCAGCAGCATATCCATGGCCAGCGCCACGGACATGACCTGAGCCAATTTCAGGTTATGGGTAAAGCCGAATACCGCCAGCATAACCACAATGCCGATGATCAAACCGCTCAAAAGGCCGATCTTGGCTTCTCGCAACACGGCAACCCAAGACTTCTTACGGTCGAATTTCTCCACTGCAAGCTGCCGGATCATAACCGCCAGAGCCTGCTGCCCGGTGTTCCCTGCCTGATTGGCGACAATGGGCATAAGCACGGCAAGGATAGCCATGGATGCGATGGAACCTTCAAACATGTATACAACACAGGCGGAAATGGCCGAGTTGAACATGTTCACCAGCAGCCACGGCAGACGAACCTTCACGGATTCCAGCCATGGCGTATCCACGGTCTCGTCCTGACCTGCACCCACCATGCCGAGCATGTCTTCCGATGCCTCGTCATGAATGATATCAATGATGTCGTCATAGGTTACGACACCGAGAAGGCGTCCTTCGTAATCCACAACAGGCAGGGCCATGAAGTCGTAACGGGCAAGGGTATGCGCAACCTCTTCCCTGTCCACGTCAAAAAGGACGGAGATAAGGCTCTGGTCGGAAAGCTCGTTTTTAAGGATGGAGCCAGGACGGCACAGCAGAAGGTCGCGCAGGGAAAGCACGCCGACCAGACGCTGCTTCTCGTCAACGATATAGGCGTAGTAGGGAATTTCCTTGTCTTCCATCTCCCTGCGGATATGCATGATGGCCTGATCCGCGGTAAGATGGTCGCTGAGGATGATGATTTCCGTGTTCATGATACCGCCGGCTGTGTCCTCGTCAAAGGACAGCAGCGTGCGGATTTCTTCGGCATCCTCGGCTTCAACGAATTCGAGCAGCTTGTCTCGGTGAACGCTGTCGAGTTCACTCAGAACGTCTGCCGCGTCGTCAGGAGACATTTCGCCAAGAATCTTGGCGGCAACGTCGGGATCAAGGTTCTGCAGAATGTCTGTCTGTACGCGCTCTTCCATCTCGGCGAGCGCTTCCGCGGCGTCTTCCGCGGTCAGACGACGCATCATGCAGACCTGTTTTTCCAGCGTAAGATTCTGGATATGCTCTGCAGCGTCCGCGGGGTGGGCGAACTCTTCGGCGGAAAGAACAGCTACCTCGTCACGGCAGTCGACAACATGTACAGTGGCACCGGAAGGGGAATCCGAACTATCGTCCGGTCCTCCGGATGCAACAGAAGAAGCCCCCTCGGGGAGCTTTTCAGGAGCAACATCTGGCGTTACTTCAGGTTCTGTGGGAGTATTCTTGGGCGTATCGGTCATGACCTGTAATCCTGCCGGAGTTGCTGGTGTGTGCCCGCCCCGTTCCAAGACTGCTTGACGAAACAGTTACAGGCACCTAAACACGCAGAGAGAAGTGAAAAGACAGCCGCTCCTCACTCGGCATACAGCATCTATCATTAAGACGTCTCTATCACAATCCATGAATATTGAAAAATTTTCCAGCTTCTTCACAGGTGACGCCCTTCTGTTTATGGAAGAAGCCATTGATCTGGCTCTTCGCGAAGACGGTCGCGACCTTACCTCCGAGGGTGTCTTCCCGCCGGACCATCGCCTCAGCGCCAAAATCATAGCCAAAGAAGACACGCTGGTGGCAGGTTTACCCATAATCCCACTGGTCATGGAACGATGCGGCACAGGGGAATGGTCGTGGCAGGCTTTTGCAGATGACGGCGACCTTGTGGCAGACAGAACCGTTGTTGCCACCATCGAAGCAGGGGCAGCGCGCCTGCTCAAAGCGGAACGCATCATCCTTAACTTCATCACGCACATGTCCGGTATTGCCAACCTCACCCGCCGCTATGTGCAGCAACTTGAAGGCACCGGCACCCGCCTTCTGGACACACGCAAGACCCTGCCTGGGCTACGTTATCCGGAAAAATATGCGGTTCTGGTAGGCGGAGGTATAAACCACCGCAAAAACCTTGAAGAAATGCTCATGCTCAAGGACAATCACGTAGATCTGGCAGGCGGCATCACGCCGGCCGTCACGAGACTGCGTGCAACCTACTCCCCCTGTCCTCCCATAGAAGTGGAATGCAGAACCCTGACCGATGTACAGGAAGCGGTTCTCTGCAAGGTGGAGCGCATCATGCTGGACAACATGGACATTCCGCAAATGCGTGAGGCACTTGAGATAATTCCAGACTCCATTGAGACGGAAGTAAGCGGCGGCGTTACGCTGGACACCATTCGCACCCTTGCCAGCGCCTCGCCCAAGGGACCGGACTTCATTTCCGTGGGCAGACTGACCCACTCCGCCCCCATCGCAGACTTCAGCATGCTTGTTCAATAGAAAGGATCAATCATGACCACACATTCCGAGATCATCAGCCGCATTCGCTCAGAAATGGGCGACTCTCTCGTCATCATGGGCCACCATTACCAAAACGACAGCGTCATCCGGCACGTGGACCTCAAGGGCGACTCTCTAGAGCTGGCCCGCAAAGTCGAATCCGTTCAGGCTGAGCATATCGTTTTCTGCGGCGTCTATTTCATGGGCGAATCAGCCGCCCTGCTCGCCCGGGAAGGCCAGAAGGTCTATCTGCCGGAGCCCGATGCCAACTGCGTCATGTCCCAGATGGCTCCCGCAGCCCGCGTGGACAAAGTCCTTAACCGCCTTGCCGAATCCGGCCGCACCATTGTGCCGCTGACGTACGTCAACTCCTCCGTGGGTGTGAAGGCAGTCTGCGGCAAGCATGGCGGCTCCGTGTGCACCTCCGCCAATGCGGAGACCATGATGCGCTGGGCCATGGACCGCGGCGATGCCATACTCTTCATTCCGGACAAGAATCTTGCCCGCAACACGGCAAACCGACTGGGAATTCCCGAAGCAGACTGGCACATGCTCAATATCACCAAAGAAGGTAACGCGGTGGATACCACGGCCGCCGAATCTGCCCGCCTTCTGCTCTGGCCGGGCCTGTGTGCCATCCATGCCCGCTTCAACCTGCGCCAGATTCAAACCGCCCGCGAAACCCATGCTGGCATACGCGTGGTGGTGCACCCCGAGTGCTCACCAGAAGTCGTTGCCGCAGCCGATGCCGCAGGATCAACCTCCTTCATTATCAACTACGTGAAGCAGGCTGAGGAAGGGGCTGCCATAGCCATCGGAACCGAGATCAACCTTGTGGAAAGACTCGCCAAGGAATACGCAGGTCGCAAGACCATCGTGCCGCTGCTGGAAAGCAGCTGTTCCCACATGGCCAGCGTTACCGAAGACAAACTCTCCATTACCCTGCAGGAAGTGCAGAACGGCACTGCGGACCCCGTCCGCATTCCCATCGGCTTTACAGACCACGCCCGCGTTGCGCTGGAACGCATGCTCAAGGCCTGCGCTTAGCTTTTCGGACTCTCCATCGAAAAGGATCTATCCCGCACATGTCCACATATCGTCACACAACCCCCGTGCTCATCATCGGTTCCGGCATTGCCGGCTGCACCACAGCGCTGTCGCTGGCCGACAGCGGCATTGAGTGCACTCTTATCACGACCGGCGAAAAGCTTGACGGAGGGAACTCCGCCCTTGCACAGGGCGGCATCGTGTACAAGGCGGAAGAAGGCGACCCGCGCCTCCTTGAAAAAGACATCCTCACCGCAGGACACAACTACAACTACAAGGCTGCCGTACGCTACCTGTGCACGCGCGGCCCGGAATCCGTCAAACGGATTCTCGTGGACCGTCTGCATATCCCCTTCGCCCGCAGCAAGGATGATTGCGAATGCGAGTGGGACCTCACCCGCGAAGGCGGCCATGGCGTTCCCCGCATTCTCCATTGTGCGGACTACACCGGCCGGGCCATCATGGATGGCCTTATCGCTGCGGTGACCGCGCACCCCAACATCACGGTGCTGCCCAACCGCACCGCCGTAGACCTGCTGACCAGCCACCATCACGCGCGCGACCTCGAGTTCCGCTACCAGCTCAACAATCAGTGCGTGGGAGCATATGTCTTCAACGAACAGCTCAAGCGCGTGGAAACGGTTCTTGCCAACTTTACCGTGCTGGCAACGGGCGGTGTCGGGCAGATATACCTGCACACCACCAACAGCACCTCATCCATCGGTTCCGGCCTTGCCATGGCGTACAGAGCCGGCGCCCGCATACACAATGCGGAATACGTGCAATTTCACCCCACCGCCCTGTATCACCGTTCCGACAGACGCTTCCTCATCACGGAGGCCATGCGCGGCGAAGGCGCCCGTCTTGTGGACGGCAACGGCGTCCCCTTCATGCAGAACCACGATGCCCGCGCAGACCTTGCGCCGCGAGACATCGTGGCCCGCGCCATTGTGGAAGAGATGCTCAAGCGCGGGGACGATTGCGTCTACCTGGATACCAGCGAGGTCAAGCATGACCTTGCCACCCGTTTCCCCACCATCTTCAAGCGTTGCCTTGCTCTCGGAATAGACATCCGCACCCAGCCCATTCCCGTGGTTCCCGCTGCGCATTACTTCTGCGGAGGCATTCTGGCAGACTACAGAGGGCGCACCACCGTTGAACGTCTCTATGCCGTGGGTGAATGCAACTGTACCGGCGTGCATGGCGCAAACCGGCTTGCCTCCACGTCCCTGCTGGAAGCGCTGCTGTGGGGCCATTCCTCCGCCGAAGACATCGGCAAACGCATCACGCGCAAGCTCAGCAAACGGCTCAGGGACTCCATGCCGGACTGGGAACCAACAGGCGAAGAACACAATGACGATCCCGCCCTTATTGCGCAGGACTGGGCTCGCGTTCGCCATACCATGTGGAACTATGTCGGCATTACCCGGACATCCAGCCGTCTGAGCAGAGCGGTTGAGGATATGCGCGAACTCTCCAAGAACGTACACGACTTCTACAAGCGCACCCCGCTATCCAAACGACTCATAGACCTTTTCCACGGCTGTCAGGCCGCCTATGTCATCACCCTTGCCGCCAAGCGCAACAAGGTGAGCACGGGCTGTCACTACCGCGTGGATTAACCATTCCGAAACCGACCAAGGTGAATCAATGACTTTAACGGAATTCAGACTGCTGCTGGGCAATGACTGGGGCATCATGCTTCTTTCCTGCATTCTGCTGTACATGTTCATTCTGCGCCTGCGCCGTGTTGGCGGCTTTTTGGGCATTGCCGGCACCATCGGCACCTCGGTGCTTCTGGCACTGCTTGTCTGGCTGCAATGGAACAAATACACCGTGGGGCAAGAGATTCTCAGCATCGTTGAACAGCAGGCCGCGGGCTACAATATTCTCACCATGGAAAATAAGCCGATGACGGCACCGCGAATTCTTGAGGTGAACGGCGTACGTTATATTATCGATGCGGCAGAGCCGCACCAGAAACGCCATCTGCCCTGGACGCTCATCGCCCTTCCTCAATAGCGGCAACAAATCGCATACAAAAAAAACGGCCCGTTCAAGACGGGCCGTTTTTTTTGTTGAAGGGTCATTCGTTGACTCAGCGGCAGGTGCCGGGATCAACAATGATGGAAAGGTAATCAAAAACGGTACGCTGCGTAGCCGGAGTGCTGTACGCAGTCACCTGCGTCCTGCCTGATCCGAGCGGCTCAAAGTCAATCCATGCATCTACACGAAAGGTTCGCGCATCAAGCTGCTTTCCCCAAACCATCTGCCGGGGAGCCCCTTCCTTTGCAGGCTTCATCCAGCGACCATTGCCACATCGGGCATGGTACTGCACGAGGTTGTTCTCAATTTCGTTGGTTGAAAGCAACACCACATTCTGCGTCGTGCTGTATTGCTGAGTCCGCAGCTCCACAATGGGAGATGTCAGGCAACCGCTCAGCACAGTCGTCATGAGGAAACAAAGAACAGACGGCAGAACTGTGAACCTGCGCCAAGTATGGAAGACATACCATGCATGGACCATAGCAGCGCCTCCTTTCCTTTACCATAGTACAGGAAAAGAAACGTGACCAGACACAAATGGACTGCATGATACTGCGTAGCACGCACCTTCAATGCGAAGTTAAAGACAGGATCTCACGCGGCCTGTTGCACGTCTTCCTTCCTCCCGAGCCTGCCCAGCGAGCAGAAGACACCAAGACAGCAAAGCCCCGCAAAGATGCTCAAGCCTAACTGCATGCTCCGCAAAAACGCAGGGTATGTCTCAACCGTAATGGCATGCCCGCCGAGAAGCATGGAGAAAACAACCGTAATGATGGTCATGCTGCTCATCATGCCCAAAGTCCGCATGCTGGCAACAAGTCCCGAGGCAACACCAAGGTGGGCAGGCTCAATGCTGCCCATGATAACTGTGGTATTCGGCGATGAGAACAGGGCAAACCCTCCCCCCAGCAAAACCAGCATGACATACAGATGCCAAAGTGGAGTCGTCTCTCCCACAGTCGCCGCGAGTGCAAGTCCGGCAACACACAGAATCATGCCGAGTGTTGCAACATTGGCGGCAGGATACCTGTCTGCCAGTCTGCCGCAGAACGGAGAAAGAGCCGCCTGAACAACGGACTGAATCATCAGCACCGTTCCTGCCTGCGCCGGAGTCATCCCCTTGATGTACTGCAGATACAGACTCACAAAGAATGCAACCCCAAACGTTGCAGCATAGTTCAGCAACGCCGCAAGGTTGCTGAAGGCAAAAATACGGTTTCCCCGGAACAGTCCAACCGGAAGCAAGGGATACGGCTGACGCGATTCGAAACGGACAAATAGGACCAGCCCTATCCCACCGATAGCCAGCGACACATAAGCCCACGGGCCGATATCAAGGTTGGACGCTCCGAGAATCAGCACAAGTATTGAGGTTGCATAGATAATGCTGCCTTTCCAGTCGAAAGGTTCTTTTCCGGATGTCACCTTTTCAAGCCGCAAGCGGAAGGTGGTGAGCAGAAAGGCTGCCAGTCCGAGAGGGACGCACAACAGGAACACGGCCCGCCAGCTCCAATGGCTGACGATGACCCCACCAATGAAAGGACCGCAGGAAATGCCTGCATACACACTGGATACCGCAATACCCAGGGCCCGCCCCCGCACATTTGCCGGAAACGCATTCACCACCATTGCCATGGAGGTAGCCATGACCATGGAACCGCCGATTCCCTGCAGAAACCGCAGTGCAATGACAGCTTCCGCAGACCACGCAAAGGCAAGGAATCCGGCCATGACCGTGAACAGCGCTATACCAAGCTGAAACAACCGGCGACGCCCATGCATATCTGCAAGCCTGCCCATGGACAAAAGAAAGATGGAGGCCGAAAGAACATAGACCGTCTCCACCAGTCCCATCTGCATGGCTGTCGCGTGAAACTCACGCCCCATGGTCGGCAGCGCGATACCAACAGCCGACATCATGAAGGGCATGAGAAAATGCGCCACACATACAACAAACAATGTGGCTCGTTGAAATGCTCTCTCTTCTTCCACTATAAATCTCCATCTTCCGGCTTGATGCTGGCAAGCATATTCATGGTCATGCGGTCCAGAAACTCAAGGGCAACGGGACGCTCTTCATCCGAAAAGCCGTGTCCAAGCTGGCCAGTCAGCGCATGTAAATGCCCAAAAAACTCATCACGCCGGGAATGCATATCGTCAGACAGAAAGACCAGTTTCTGCCGTTTATTCTCTTCATTAACACGCCGTACGATCAACCCTGCCTGCTCCATGCGGGCGAGTTGGCGCGCCGTGACACCTTTATCAATGAAC is drawn from Desulfovibrio mangrovi and contains these coding sequences:
- the nadB gene encoding L-aspartate oxidase, with amino-acid sequence MSTYRHTTPVLIIGSGIAGCTTALSLADSGIECTLITTGEKLDGGNSALAQGGIVYKAEEGDPRLLEKDILTAGHNYNYKAAVRYLCTRGPESVKRILVDRLHIPFARSKDDCECEWDLTREGGHGVPRILHCADYTGRAIMDGLIAAVTAHPNITVLPNRTAVDLLTSHHHARDLEFRYQLNNQCVGAYVFNEQLKRVETVLANFTVLATGGVGQIYLHTTNSTSSIGSGLAMAYRAGARIHNAEYVQFHPTALYHRSDRRFLITEAMRGEGARLVDGNGVPFMQNHDARADLAPRDIVARAIVEEMLKRGDDCVYLDTSEVKHDLATRFPTIFKRCLALGIDIRTQPIPVVPAAHYFCGGILADYRGRTTVERLYAVGECNCTGVHGANRLASTSLLEALLWGHSSAEDIGKRITRKLSKRLRDSMPDWEPTGEEHNDDPALIAQDWARVRHTMWNYVGITRTSSRLSRAVEDMRELSKNVHDFYKRTPLSKRLIDLFHGCQAAYVITLAAKRNKVSTGCHYRVD
- a CDS encoding queuosine precursor transporter, yielding MNEVLWLGFAVIDLIITLAVYRLFGKSGLFGLIVFNLLLCNIQVLKTVEIFGMTTTLGNILYAGVFLATDILGEFHGKQEAKKGVLLGFVTLLMATLYMQVALKFIPAHNDFAQPLLEGIFGFLPRLAFASMAAYLISQLHDVWAYHFWMRTTNGRALWLRNNASTLVSQLLDSTIFCLLAFWGEYPTEILIEITVTTYIFKSIVALMDTPFIYLAGRIRPQEAECTA
- a CDS encoding MarR family winged helix-turn-helix transcriptional regulator, whose product is MHSRATSFGYRISKLHRLVARYIRERMATMGVEQGQVPFLAELFHEDGVPQDVLASRLFIDKGVTARQLARMEQAGLIVRRVNEENKRQKLVFLSDDMHSRRDEFFGHLHALTGQLGHGFSDEERPVALEFLDRMTMNMLASIKPEDGDL
- a CDS encoding MFS transporter, producing MEEERAFQRATLFVVCVAHFLMPFMMSAVGIALPTMGREFHATAMQMGLVETVYVLSASIFLLSMGRLADMHGRRRLFQLGIALFTVMAGFLAFAWSAEAVIALRFLQGIGGSMVMATSMAMVVNAFPANVRGRALGIAVSSVYAGISCGPFIGGVIVSHWSWRAVFLLCVPLGLAAFLLTTFRLRLEKVTSGKEPFDWKGSIIYATSILVLILGASNLDIGPWAYVSLAIGGIGLVLFVRFESRQPYPLLPVGLFRGNRIFAFSNLAALLNYAATFGVAFFVSLYLQYIKGMTPAQAGTVLMIQSVVQAALSPFCGRLADRYPAANVATLGMILCVAGLALAATVGETTPLWHLYVMLVLLGGGFALFSSPNTTVIMGSIEPAHLGVASGLVASMRTLGMMSSMTIITVVFSMLLGGHAITVETYPAFLRSMQLGLSIFAGLCCLGVFCSLGRLGRKEDVQQAA
- the mgtE gene encoding magnesium transporter, with amino-acid sequence MTDTPKNTPTEPEVTPDVAPEKLPEGASSVASGGPDDSSDSPSGATVHVVDCRDEVAVLSAEEFAHPADAAEHIQNLTLEKQVCMMRRLTAEDAAEALAEMEERVQTDILQNLDPDVAAKILGEMSPDDAADVLSELDSVHRDKLLEFVEAEDAEEIRTLLSFDEDTAGGIMNTEIIILSDHLTADQAIMHIRREMEDKEIPYYAYIVDEKQRLVGVLSLRDLLLCRPGSILKNELSDQSLISVLFDVDREEVAHTLARYDFMALPVVDYEGRLLGVVTYDDIIDIIHDEASEDMLGMVGAGQDETVDTPWLESVKVRLPWLLVNMFNSAISACVVYMFEGSIASMAILAVLMPIVANQAGNTGQQALAVMIRQLAVEKFDRKKSWVAVLREAKIGLLSGLIIGIVVMLAVFGFTHNLKLAQVMSVALAMDMLLGALAGASIPLILKELGRDPAQASSIFLTTLTDGAGFFIFLGLASLILF
- a CDS encoding GGDEF domain-containing protein gives rise to the protein MRGTSKNIMWGLGLLPEDEALIRSVGNAEFTLISLPIGTIPDAEAMDRDEPSIIWISKSAWDALKVMPTTTTRHLDITPRVLLLGGEYSMLELEEALDNGFTDVIKPPLTESRIKDVLLRTAETHNLYHDIMRMTREICLERELLERKNDILSFIVSFLSRATESLEPEEILQSAQEELATLLPVAAIGGICWVPGTGRDLDATLYISTQEEHPAHNEWKELLLGGAEKLTGKRVSAYATELLSPIDATGHLMPESGKVAILPLKTAGETFGAVALLTRTELHLGKDQVQVLKSAMKHLALALRNAMLYKQMKLHADLDGLTLVHNRRHFDKRLNEELERHARYNQPLSLLMLDIDHFKMINDTHGHQAGDTVLKELAALLRNTLRNTDYVSRYGGEEFTVILPHTQEQDAAQLAERLRLKIAEYTFMHDSTSIPVTISVGLAANADNHLESADLIAEADKALYRAKEQGRNRVCTSDRCFRRLASVAS
- the nadC gene encoding carboxylating nicotinate-nucleotide diphosphorylase; amino-acid sequence: MNIEKFSSFFTGDALLFMEEAIDLALREDGRDLTSEGVFPPDHRLSAKIIAKEDTLVAGLPIIPLVMERCGTGEWSWQAFADDGDLVADRTVVATIEAGAARLLKAERIILNFITHMSGIANLTRRYVQQLEGTGTRLLDTRKTLPGLRYPEKYAVLVGGGINHRKNLEEMLMLKDNHVDLAGGITPAVTRLRATYSPCPPIEVECRTLTDVQEAVLCKVERIMLDNMDIPQMREALEIIPDSIETEVSGGVTLDTIRTLASASPKGPDFISVGRLTHSAPIADFSMLVQ
- the nadA gene encoding quinolinate synthase NadA; amino-acid sequence: MTTHSEIISRIRSEMGDSLVIMGHHYQNDSVIRHVDLKGDSLELARKVESVQAEHIVFCGVYFMGESAALLAREGQKVYLPEPDANCVMSQMAPAARVDKVLNRLAESGRTIVPLTYVNSSVGVKAVCGKHGGSVCTSANAETMMRWAMDRGDAILFIPDKNLARNTANRLGIPEADWHMLNITKEGNAVDTTAAESARLLLWPGLCAIHARFNLRQIQTARETHAGIRVVVHPECSPEVVAAADAAGSTSFIINYVKQAEEGAAIAIGTEINLVERLAKEYAGRKTIVPLLESSCSHMASVTEDKLSITLQEVQNGTADPVRIPIGFTDHARVALERMLKACA